The genomic stretch tccactttagaatttctttttgaatggcttCCTTTATCATTGGGTTAGCTTTCCTCTGGGGTTCTGTTGAAAgtttggacccctcaatgaggtgaatatgatgttgaataatagaagggctaattcctttgatgtcagcCATGGTGCACCATAGAGAtttcttattgtcttttaacattttaagtaattcctcttcctagTTAGAAGTTAAATCCGAAAAATTTTTTACTGGAAGAGTctagtcaggccctaggaaagcatacctcaaattagatggcaactccttaagatcgaGCTTAAGGGGCTccactatagaaggtttgggaatggaattagaaaGGGGTTCTAAGGGCTTtataggtggttggagactccaaatCTCAGACATAATTTCGTCATCAAAACCACCCTattgttccatacactcttgaaatttagaatcaaaatcaatatcaaaatatgtctcaatggaATCTGAAATTTTCTGGAGCATATGAACATCTCTTTCATGGGGATTTTGGTTGCTTAcccaacctaaagacattaaaatccatAGAAGTATTgtcaaaagaaagtttcatggtaCTGTTCCTACAATTAGTTATGACATTATTGGTTGTAAAGAACGATCTACCAAGAATAATTGGGATCTGGTCCTGAATGTTAGCAGctggttgggtgtctaaaataataaaataaatagggaataaaaattccacaactttaagtaagacatcctgaactatccctttagaaatcttaATAGATCTATCTACCAACTgcagagtagttccagtggctttcaattctcccaatcctattTGTTTATACatatggtaaggcaaaagattcacacttgcgccaaggtcaagtaaggcatgctcaatgtagtgttacctatgacacaagctatggtagggctccctggatccttatacttggcggcTATAAGctaagtaattatggaactaatgttgcctgccaagaacgcctttttggacacactagtgatacatttatgagtacacaaatcttttaagacttttgcataggcggggatctgggatatgacatccaaaataGGGATGTTtatttctacctttttgaagacctataaattttttccatagaagcagtcttctttttgtttaccaaccgATTAGGAaaagggacaggaggaacataagcaCTATtaagatttttctcttttttaaaagaatcatgtttggttttctcaaccaaatcatctttagttgctttaggttcatcagatgaacctgaaataggaggcacacttgtgtcctcaaaagaaggagagttaacatgagtaatagatggaaaagatttaggaacactctgttggtactctcagccactcctaagagcataaacaacattatatTGGTTGGAGGGCTCTTGTTGTGGACTCTTTTGTTATGAATTCATCTGATTTAGAACTGGTTGATGATTCATATTAACATTCCTGGTATTTGGTTCAGGCTAACTAGGcatcttccctttctccctttcatgGAAAACATTAGCAAGTTGGGAGATTTGCTTCTCCATGTTATGTTGGCTTGCCATGAAAGTACTCATGAGAAGTTCCATGTTTTTATCTAAAGAATAAAACTTAGCCAAATTACCACCTCTTCTCATAAATTTTGGAGGTTGATTTACAGGTAGTGGTGGAATAGCAGATTGAGTGGGGATCCTAAAATTGTTCTGATAATTTGGGGGGTATGTTCCTTTGATTGGCTTGTTGGGGAACAACTGCCCTTTACTCAAGGGTTTAAAATTAGGACCTACTTGATTATTGGCTTGTTGGAAaacaaactgcccttgactcaagggttgaaaattaggACTTGTTTGATTATTGGTttgattccaagagaagttATGATGGTTCCTCCATCCTGGACTATAGGTCTGACTAGAAGGGTTGTTTTGGGCATGGCATTGACATTTTTAGGACCTACATTCAAACCATTCACACTAGAAATATTAGGGCACTCATCCATCACATATGTGGGAGATTTGCACCAACTACACATAGGCACAGAACGATTTATTTGGTTCAATTGGGCAGGTCCTTTAACTACTATGGCTTCGAGTCTTTTGATAAGACTCTCAAGTTGAGCCTCTTTGGTCACAACACCTTCTATAGGGTAATCCTTATTTATCCTCTCAATTTCTTGAGTAGACTCCCACTCTCTGGTTTTCTCAACCAATTCAAGAAAAAAGTTCCAAGTGTCGTCTTCATCTGTAAAAGATGTAAAACCTTttgggcacatagactctaacaacTGCATGGTCTGATAATCAACACCCTCATAAATGATTTTAAAAAGTTGCCATGTATCAATTACATAGTGAGAACATTCCTAAaggtccttaaatctctccataaatcTGGAGAACGACTCACTAGGTTTTTGCCTGAATTGAAGAATGTCACTCCTgagtttattggttttatgcaaAGGAAAGAACTTTTTCAAGAAGACTATAGTAAACCCATCACATGTGGTGATGAATTTGTAGGTAGACCATAGAgccatttcttagcttggtccttGAGTGCAAAAgttatgaaccttaattttaCAGCATCATCAGTCAACTATTGGACCTTAATATGAACAcaaacctcttcaaattccctgaGGAATAGGTATGCGTCCTCAAAGGGCAGCCCATAAAAATGGGGCAATATAGTGacgtactgagatttgagctcaaaattattgccttggGCTTATGGTAGAACTATGTGGGAAGATTGTGCtactctagcagggtagaacctatctttcagagatttaggtggagggttttgctgttggtctctcatattgaaaggttttaaagagaacaaacgtatagggtcactacttgttggatctcttctttctaacctattcacactattatgtacccacccaacactcatgcaacagaacactatccacaactagGATAAGACAAaccacaaacacaaaagaaaaacaaaattttgaaaatttttttttgattttttttctgtgaGCTTACCAgcagggatccagggttgctcagttcaattcctgaggtactgctacaaggTAAAACCTacctttatcatactgtgaggcttggcaaCCTCCTccaatacaactattattgtaagttgttcttctcaagaattcaataaaagaaaaaaaaaaaaagaaacaaaactaggcaaacaaagcactctgatttaccaaaaaaaagtgaaaaataacatggaactatctacctagcaatggcaccaaaaacttgtttgaattttaaaaataatcgcaagcgtacagatTAGTATAGCaaatgggtcgaacacaaggagagcagccattttattttaggcttcttttagtaatgcgaaagagcccaattaattatggtgatctatttctaactaccgacctaacacaaatgcatctaataatgtcataaccaacacatctagggaaattagaattgaaattacaataaaaattgaacgacctaaccattcacatctaggaatttaaatactcaaaccgtgcaattaaaaagcaactaactgaaagtaaaagtgttgaaaagtaaataaataaaaaggggaaaaagctaaagagaggcacataagtaggtatctctacttagacCGAAGATGCACCATaaacaatatgagcttccctacttgaccagagagtatttttacaagggcttttctacatggcattaggggaagggatgcaatataaataatcaaaataaaaggatggtttcatagctagagaggggcaaagccaacgcataatctagccatgaaccttgggggaaaggaaaagcatcaaagtaaaagcTGAAACTTAAATCccaaattaagaatgaaaaggtagcaagaagagggaatgagaggagggtgagaagactactgtaaaagcctacttacttgaacttgaaaatttgattaagatttggaaaactaccagtaataaaaatcagatctggaataaatcaaatctaaaattgctagtactagagaagacaaatctaaagagaaaatattgaacttgaaagacatgctccacaacttgttctggtcacctagaactaagcctagaactagaaattaaaattattacacctttgaataacttgaataacataaaccataaaaataaaaatagaacattgcattcattaaataaaaaccaattacaaaagtgtttaaagtaaggAAAACTAAGAAAAACTAGAAAtagaactagaaggagagcacaactaaaaattagagaaaaagaaagcaaaagaggaccaccctttagggtttggtggactcccttttatggggaataggagagagacaggaagacgtccaagggtggatccccttggacgattttgatgaggtggaagggaagagagaggagagaaaataggaagtagggtatttttcttatttcttgcctttttatcctatatttttttcttttttgcgcAATCTCTTGGCTGAATTTGtatgatgaggtggaggagagagaagagagagagagcatcgtaggagaggagatctcccatgattttgatttccttttttcctcctttttctctctcctcttgcacaagaaaccacCTTGGCCGACCTCTATTCTTTGCTTGAATTGAtggtgatgagtaggagagagaaaatcttcaaaaaaaaactccaaaaaaatggCAGCCAAGATGTTCGAACTTGAAACCTCTtaatgagcaagggattttgcacaccacaattcaccaactatgctaggtagttgttattaccaaaaatgaatcttcaattacttaagggtgtggtccatcaatccttgttggcatttggaatattcttaTATCCCTAAGACAACTACAGACGGGCTGGCTCttcatctcggttcagttctgatccattattctttttctctcccgAAAAGAAAAATCACTTATACGGGAGACCAAACttatgtgtacttttaattgaacacatccatattgttcagaatttcatcctcttcgcaatcatgaaaagaaataggacctctttatgtgtaaaattagagatatagtgcccaatagtccttaaggccttgaaaatataaaacctacagaaagagagtaaaacccaaggtagctccattctaaatatgtaaaatatatgttttactaccctagatttcacacataaatttgCTCATTAGGTCGCAACATGAACGCCAGTTTAGCTAAATGGGCTTATCGAGTGTGGGCATAGTACGGTTAATAATGGGGTCGGTTGgtctcgggctttaatcgggttaCCATAAATGGGCCTTAACCGGGATAtaaacctatttaactttaaatgggctttaaatgggtcctctttaaaatttgtctcttaaatgtgcttgaagagaATAGCattaaaatgaggcaaagatgagcataacaaagaaaaagatcacataattaaaatggattaaagcaAAGATGGGAAAAGTAACTAAATTATCAAGGtactcgatctttaacccatgaaactcaaattaattaaactatgcctacataacccaagtttagtaaattcaaatcaattaaactacgtataaaaaatatgaattttcatataacaattaccaccatctcaattgtacatatcacatagtcTTAGcattaaatacaaatagtattaaaaaaattaaaaaaaatacaactattattaaaGGCGTCGGGCTAGGTCAGGCTAAAGGAGTTGGTTCAAAttgggcttgtaaatgtgtATGGCTGATCGGGAGCCCATCGGGCTAGGTggctgcaccgtgtactacctgtttataacctgacacgtttattaatcgggtcagtctaggtcgggccataaacatGTTGGGTTTGGTCAGGCCTACCAGtgtgggcttggaattgacacccctacctccaGCAATGTTGACAAGCTAACAGGAGCAAGTGGGATCACTTCTCCTCTTTTGGCATTCCACTGCTGCCAACCAAGCTAGCATTGGCCTTCATTGTCTTGTACTCTTACCTGTCCACAGGTAAAGGTATACAAGTTAAGTTAGAGGGTATTACATTTCCCtcctccttacaaaaatttcatgAGGCATACCTGGTAATCTAAACAATTATAGATATCACTCTTTtacttcctcttctctttcccaATAGGCTTCTTGCTCTGGGTGGTTCTTCCATTTAATCTTCACATAAGTTATAGTACGATTCCGAAGTTGGCATTACACTATATAAGGGGAGAAGTGaactcatttctcacttctcacctaaaaccaatgtgggaaagggagagaagagaggaaaaaaggaagaagaagaatgaagggaAGCTTGGGGAACCACGGCTACACGCACACTTCCCAGTTTCTACCAAAGGTAGGTGCTACCTTCCCTGAACCCTCTTTCCCTTCATTTGTGTTTTTGGAATTTGAGCAGAGTAGGGAATAAATGTGTTGGAGGGGTGAGCCTCGACCCTGGCACTTTTCAAAGGTCCAAAGAGTGTGCATCGTACTCCATGTgtttgtcgagctcaaaccaagctagTTGAGCTCCGGTAGCATTTTTTACCAAATAgagagttagggtttcaatcgttcgGTTGCCATATCTTCCAAATGGCTCCGTGGAAATTTAATTTCTTCAGCTTAAATGAGAGGTGGAAAgaccccctacaaactccatggaacaaatcccgtaAATCAGAGCCAAACCGACAAACCCCAAAATGGTGGCACATTTTTGGGGTTACCACCAGAAACAGCCACTGGAAACATAAAGGGTGAATCCAGTGGGGTGTTTTCCGGTGAACCAAGAGCTCTTAATGAGCCTCTACCTAGGCCATCGGAAACAACAAACATGTTTCCGGTGACTTAGGTCTTGTTTTTGATAacttgtttccggtgacataTCCAGTACTGTCAACATTGATTGTACTCGTACCTTCTGGGTAGACCTTGTGGGTTCCCCTCCAACATTTCCCACACTCGTTGATGCCCACTTACCCTTGTACCTAGGACAGAGATAAGCATAGAATGGTGAGTCCTAATATGGTTTGATATCAAGTTACAAACTTGGAATCTCTCCCGTCCGACCGACAACTGAGGTGAGTGGAGGTTGACTTTAATCTTTGGAGCGTTTTAATATTTTAGAATTGTGTACATGATACAAAATCCATTGTTGATCTTGTAACTtcttaaatgattatgagaatTGTATAACATGTTGTGAAGTATTTGAATTGTATAATATTTGAATTTGGAATTAGATATATGTTGTGAAATGtgtgacgggatccggtgtggccaaggtggttctGGCACCGTGATCGTTGTGTGGATGTTTGCATCATGAATTGGGTGTGCATTAGAATTAGCTATAGTCGTGGatgcactttgtggccaatggtaattctGGTATCATATATTCCATGGCTATACTTGGATATGGGTGTGCTTTGTGGTCGATGGTAATCTTGGTATTGCGTATCCCAAACTTAATTGCTTGCAGATAGGCTTTGGACATGGATGCACTGTGGCCGATGGTTGATTTCGGTATCATATTCCATACAACCTGTATCATTATGTAAGGCAGGTAGTATATTGTGCTTAGGTTACGTCCCCTATGCTATGCCCCCTTGCCAAAAGGGGTAAGTGTTGGATAATCCAACTGTGGTATGCTCGATGAACCTTTTCAGACTGCCACTTtcgcggtatgatgtgattgttgtcagaggtAGAAACTAGTTCAGTgaggccgatggtaattctaaTGCCATGACTGCTAGGAGAGTGTTATCAGGGATTTcctgggtgaccgatggtcaCATTCTGAGACTtgcaggctcctaatcatgactagaTTTGTATTGTTGGGTGAGTGATGTGTGAGTTCCAggaccagggatacaacctaatgcgttGTAGTAGCATGAGCCTGACTTAGTTGTATATTAGATggtttaaaataaaatgaattgcatcacacGCAttatggactatatgtttataTTTGCATTCATTCGCATCATGAACTATATTTATATGCTtacatgaaccccacccctcactgagctagttgatctcaccccacgtatatgttgctttttagatgacgaTGTAGGTGCAGTAGTGCCGATGGGTAGTGACGCTTCTTCCTCCGTGCCCAAGTACGAAGCTGGTGACTGGTGGATACTAGAGGTTGAGGAGCACAACCCTGACTGTGCCTGTGACACCTGTGCGTACGCGACACCGTGAGTCGGGTGGTTGTCTACTATCATTTTGATACCATACTATTGATTGGTATTATTTTGGAGTTATTATACATATGTCATGAATAGATGTGAATAGAATAACTCTCGTTATGTAATACTAACATTAGATGTTATCCCCACTAATTTTATGATTCTGctatattatactctgattccgctacaattatttattttgttcgGTATTGTGTGATTGTGGTGGTTAAGGTACttctattagagatcctggtatgTAATACGGGTAAGCGTCGTACTCACACCGCTGGTATATTAGtactagaagtggggtgtgacactttaAGTGCCACAAAAGGCCTAGATTCCCAGGAAAAGAGAAGCAagcaatcaaggttaatcctgTCTGAGTCAAGAATCTTCATTGGAGCCATCATAGCATCAACCGGGGTCTGttccctcttgacccgaaacaagggtcaatATCAGGTATAACTTCCTAACAGAGTAGTCATAATGTAGATCCTTCATTAAAATAACATGTGTATAGTATTGTAAATTAAATACATTGTCATGCATGTGGATTAGGACATAAAAGGGGAATATTCAAAATttagcatctaataggaagaccggttcaaccgggtgaagtgggtgcctaagATCTTCGTAACTTCATAACTTAGCTCTTACcctaatctctagaccagacccaGTTAATCTTGGATCTGTTCTTATGGAACGGGCCCATGCCCCCGGTTCTAAGCCCTAATCCTAGGTGACAACTCCAAttgtttattattgttatttttagaAGATACCCAAGGGGGATAGCCCGCAAAATAGACCTCCACGTGTCTTTGAGTGAGGATGCGGCGGCCCAAGGCCCATGGATGTGTGCGGCCGTTGATCTCCCCTCACAACAGGCATTAGGGCACAGCTGAGGGCTGCAGCCCATGGTAGGCAATAGAGGATATCTTAGATGTAATGTTCAATATATGCCTCAACAAGGCATGGGCCTGTGAGCATAACCAGATGAAGTTCAGCCCATAAAAAATCTAATATTTACGAAGCATTATAGACATGTATTCAAAATAGACCCAAGAACCAAAATAAATCCTCCATGAATCCAAATAAAGGAGGAAAACACGCATAAGAAACAGAGATAAATAGTCAGAagatatgagaaaaaaaaaaaaaaaaaaaagtgaaaatagaTCTAATCTTATACCAAAAGAAAATCTATTGTAAATTACAAGAATTCAATGTTCGtgtgcttttttctttttctatgttTTCCCAACATTGCTTGCATCAACAAGAAAATCtataatcaaataaaaacaGATAAAAGTAAAAATGACATGCAATCCAACCCATTGTATATATACTCCTGGCCCAACCTTCTCAGACATAACAtcccatgtatatatatatatatatagagagagagagagagagaggtcatgCGAGGAAGTTGTTGAAGAGGGCTTGGAACTTCTCCATTTCCTTGAAGGGAAGCGCCACCAAAATGTTAACTCCATCACCACTGTCAGTCTCTTCAATGTCtggaaagaaaacaataatgttCTTTCTGTGCCGCACCACAGGACAACTGTACTTGGGCCTTCCCCAAGGGTACTCCACTCTAGAAAATCCTAATTTCCACCATGATGAAATGAGGAGATCACCATGTGGGAACCTCTTACTCACTTCTCCACAGTCAATAATAGACCTAATGTACTCATCAGTCATTCTTGCGGCTCCCTCTGAGACCATCTCCACTATGCTAGGGAATGAAGCACCTTTGAGTTCACCTACGGTTGCCCTAGCATATGTGACTACGACACCATTTCCAGCATAAGATGGAGGAAGTGGAGGACTAAGTCTCGACCGGATATCAACCGCATAAAGGAGAGTGGAAGTCTTCTTTTCTTGGTCTCCTCCAATGTCCCCTGCAAAGACAAAAAATGGAGTAGGTCAAATTCAAGATCCTCTTGGGGcacgtttgattttgtttctactgtttctgtgtttagaaacagtagaaacggtttttttttttctgtttctttgctaagaaacaattttttgaattaCGAAAAtgtatttgatttttctatttcccgAAACATCTTCAACAGTGTAGTCGGGTTCAAGACAAGAGTAAAAGCACGACGTTGTAAGTATGCAGCTCACGAGTGAGGCATGACAttggagttgcaggtatgcATCATGGAGATGAGGTTCAGAAGGATGAAAGTAGTCTGGAACTGTGAGCTTCACACAACCAGGTTGGAGTTACCGCTTCTGaatagcgagaagtttcaacaatgggttggggttggggtaggtAAAGTGAAGTATTGggtttttttacaatttttgtcACTCccatttatttttagaaataaaaaaataagtctaacttgtttctccattcctgtttctagacacaaaaatagacataaatttctatttctatttcaaaaaacaagtgaaacaaaatagaaaaaagcgAATAGATTTTAGGGTGTTTTCTGTTGTTGAGCACTGAAAAACGGGAAAACacgtttttgaaaacaaaatcaaacgggcccttagtccTTCTTATTTCTGTGTCAATTTAGAATCGAAATCAAAATGTAGAAACCAAAACCAGCCGTTGAAAATTGAACTGAATTGAACCATAATAAACCAGTTCGATTTTCGTCTCAAAACTTGGAATCTtagttcggtttgattttgatttcatgatTAAAATCATTGAACAAAACCGAATAAGAAACCAGATAaaattatatgtatatatatatatattttttttactaccACCAATATGCATGTATCATAAATTCTTTTCATGTTTAATAGTTGAAAAATGTTTGATAGATCATGACCCTAACAaataaggttttatttttttattattttttattattattatatatatatatatataaatgttatcccaaatacctaaaataatacCTCAACTTAATATGAAACCTAACTAAAACCAAACAAGGAGAAGAATactaaatcaaataaaaatcggaacctaattaaattgaattggttcgattttaatttctaaaatGTGTTCCATAACCGATTAGATTCAATTTTGATATATGAAATTTGTATCTTGAACAGAACCAAATAACTGAAAGTTTATATTTCTTTCATGGGTTTAATGCCTTACCTGCAAGGGCCCTGCAACGCCATACATGGGCTGTTACAACATTGAAGCTGCTGATGCTGATACGGGTGCTAGTACCATTGTTGTTTGATCCACCAAGCTTAGCTTTCTCCTTTAGGCCTGAAATGTCATCAGGCCTTAGCCGGAAAACCTTGAACTCAAGGTCCTCAGCTATGGCTTCAAATAGTGTGGTGGCATAAGACTCTTCTCCTTGTGGGGGAATTTCAAACTTTACTAGCTCAGGATGGGGGAACATGACACGTGGTGGAGATCTAGCGGTTAAAAGTTGACGATTATTGCATGGAGTAATAGCTAGGGCTTTGTCAGCAGCAAGAGAAGCAAGATTTTCTAAGAAGTGTTTGAAGCTGATGCCATCAAATGTTACATGATTGGTGGATATACCCAGTGCGAGTCCGCCGCATTTGAAGGATGTTACCTACCAAAACAAAACCCTTTACATTAGTAGTTGTTAAATCTTAATTTATGCAAAATCAAGCCtagtcttattttattttattttatctttgattatttttattgaacTACTCTTCAAGCGGACTGGATTCATAAAAAAGTAAAGCTTCTCAACATAAACATGCTGCTTAACTTGGTCACGTTACATCAGTAAATTCATCTGACCTCTCAAATTTTGGAGACTTATTTTTACTATAGTTCAACAATTttgtatattaaaagaaaaaaaaatagaggattaaTATTCAGGTATTCCTAGAccggaaaataaaaaatctcaacttTGAATTACTTCTCCATGGCCATCAACAACgaaacaatccaaaaaaaaactatatggGAGACCTATTCAATCTATAGAATCATGGTGCAGAACAAATGGGTTACAAAATTTCAGACCCAATATTAGGTCTCAACACTAGTTCAGCCCATCTGAGTTAATTGATCGATTAACGAGTTGTGCCTATGATTCAATCACTGAATAGCCTGAAtattttactaaaaaataaaaaagaatagcCCTCAATACTGAAGTAGCAGACTTAAAACTATGGATCAACTTAATGCTTAGGAGACCTTAAGCCAACTCAAAATAAACGATCCAAtgtgtgcatatatatatatataatattgaagagtattttaaaaaaatattaaatttataaaaatatttataaattaaagaaaaaataaattactccttttttttttttggactatgAATTCAGATAATAAGAAAGTTTTAACAACCTGAGTAACTGTAAAAATTTTCCCTAACACAGACTGGTTGCCACTTGCCAAGGCACATCCCGTAGCAAGGATGGACTCATTGAATGGACGGTGACGGTGACCAACCGTGTAAAGTGGAGCATTAAATGGGATGAAGCCAAGCAACTGCCCACTGCAAATTTAGGTAAATAAATTCACGGGGACATGTAGATGTTTAAGTCAACTGTGGTAGGATTGTAGGAATCCATC from Macadamia integrifolia cultivar HAES 741 chromosome 14, SCU_Mint_v3, whole genome shotgun sequence encodes the following:
- the LOC122061270 gene encoding omega-hydroxypalmitate O-feruloyl transferase-like, whose amino-acid sequence is MGTRFQELPSLTQDLKVTLQCSSTVFPLEETESRSLFLSNIDQVLNFNVETIHFFPANPDFPPEVVAEKIKAAFQKALIPYDFLAGRLRLDPHKGRLVIDCNAAGAGFKVARSEVSLADIGDLVYPNPAFEQLIMGSSDNLEPHNQPLCFLQVTSFKCGGLALGISTNHVTFDGISFKHFLENLASLAADKALAITPCNNRQLLTARSPPRVMFPHPELVKFEIPPQGEESYATTLFEAIAEDLEFKVFRLRPDDISGLKEKAKLGGSNNNGTSTRISISSFNVVTAHVWRCRALAGDIGGDQEKKTSTLLYAVDIRSRLSPPLPPSYAGNGVVVTYARATVGELKGASFPSIVEMVSEGAARMTDEYIRSIIDCGEVSKRFPHGDLLISSWWKLGFSRVEYPWGRPKYSCPVVRHRKNIIVFFPDIEETDSGDGVNILVALPFKEMEKFQALFNNFLA